A region of the Phycisphaerales bacterium genome:
GCGCTCCTCGGCGAGTTCGTGGGTCTGCCAGATCTGCTCGTGGTTGAGGTCCGGGTTCGCGCGACGGAACGCGTCGATGCGGGCACCGTCGCTGAGGCCGAGGAACAGCGTCTGGCGTTGGAGTGTGCGGAATGGAACCGATAAGGCGATACGGCCGACGTAGTGCGCATTGACGCCCTGCTCAACGGCGGAGCGGGCAAGCAGGATCGGCCGAACGTGGTCCGGGTAAGCCGTCTCCACGAAGTGGTCCATTTCCTCCGCAGAGCAGAAGACGAGCGATGCTTTGAGGAAGGCGTAGGCAACGCTGCGGTCTTCCGGGGCAAACTGGTTGAGCCAGAGTGCGAGGCTCTCAAGGAAACGGAGACCCGGAGAGTACTGTTCGTACTCATCATACTTGAGCGACGCCATCGCCTGTAAGACCGGACGTTCCTCGGCGACATCACTCGGTTCCCAACCGAGTACCTTGGCAAGCAATTCCTCGGCGAGCGCATCCTTCACGGTGTCATCCCCTTCAGGTCGAAACGCAACCCTTGTTTCGTCATCTTTAGGTGGCCGAGGTACCATAGAGTGGCCTGAGAGCCACGAAAGCCCGCGGGAGCGAGGTTCCAGCATGTTTCGGGATCAGAGGACACTTCATGCACACTCAATCCGTATGGGCTTGCCAAGAGGTGTGCGTCGTTCCCCGGCCAGCGTCCCCGATCACCGATTCGGAGGACCGCATCCGTATCCGCGATGCGGGCGGTCTTCCGAATGTGTGCTACGACCTCCAGTTTGGATACAGACGCTGGAACGACGTCAACGGAATGACCTGAGCGCATGACGCGAACAGGGTGCGTTGCGACGCGGTTGGCAATTGCCTCCACGTGCTCGTGAAGTGCCTCAAGGCTCATGCCGCGAATCAAGTCCAAGGTGATTTGCTTAGGGCGGAGCGTCAACGTGCCTTGTGCCAGCAGGCGATCCGCCCCTAGCGCTCTTGCGACGGGCATGAGCTCTTCGCCGACATTCTCCGACCCGTCGGGAACGGCATTAGAGTTAAGACTGAGGATCTGACTCCCATTGTAATAGCCCACGACGACTTGCCGCCAGTACTTCCGGGGAAGTGCCTCGCGCAGTCGCGTACGGACAGACTTGCCGCGGCCGGTCGCGATGCCGATTGTGATACCGGCTGCAGTCAAATCAGAGAGAGCCTGCGCAATTGAGCTCGGGAGAGGGCCGAACCGGTGGTCCTCACTGCATAGAGTTCCGTCGTAGTCGAATACAATGGCACCAAAGCGAGCGGCGGATAGGTGAGCCAGAGTGGCACCTAAAGCACCGAGCCAAAAGGTCAGACGGTCGTCATCGGTCAGTTGCTCAATCGTTTCCGCGGCCTTTCGTTCAACTGCGCGAGCCCTCCAAGCAGTTACGCCATTGTTCCTGGAGCGCTCGCGAAATGCATTTGAATGGTAGAGCTTACGACCGAAGGATGGTACGCCGGGCCGCCCAGGATCGATTCCGCGGCATCGCCCAGCGGCACTCACCAAGTAGAGCCCGCGCGTCAGCGCAGCAAGATTCGCGAGCCAGCCGCGATGGGGAATACGGACTCGTTGCGCAGGCACTGACGCAGGCAGGAGCGCGAGGGTTTGAGAGGCGACCGTTTGTTCATCCTGGGATTCCAGAGACAGAACAGCGCTTTCTGCCGCCCGCTTTGCAAGCCAATGATGTCTTCCGTGAGCAAACTGACGGTAGTCGCAAACCTGAACGTTTCCGAGGGCGGCTTCGGCGAACTTTGATTCAATGTCCACGGCACCGGATGCGGTGGCCGGGCCGTGCAGTACGAGCAAGGTACCTCGATGCAGGAGATCGCGTAGCTCGGCATGGGCGGATGTGGAGCGAAGCGACGATTCGCGTTCGCCCAGCAATTCACGATAGTGCTTGGGAAGATCAGGTCGTCTGCCCGAAGCCGCTGAATACGCGCGAGCGAGCAACACGCAAAACGCGAGAAGCGAGTTCGTTGCGAGAAAACCATCCTTACCAGCGGGTAAGTCATACGTAATGCAATCCACCATTTTGTACTGAGCGGCCCTTGCAGCAACGCGAGACCTGGCATTTCCACAG
Encoded here:
- a CDS encoding HAD hydrolase family protein, which produces MGKPFETEIDALPTTYAWALTQAVDDLARAVERLQPHPLLAVGSGGSFSVSHFAAHLHGILAGKAALPMTPLQAVAQRSLCAGVGVILPTAGGNNPDVLAAVRLLAEQEPHSILILCGNARSRVAARAAQYKMVDCITYDLPAGKDGFLATNSLLAFCVLLARAYSAASGRRPDLPKHYRELLGERESSLRSTSAHAELRDLLHRGTLLVLHGPATASGAVDIESKFAEAALGNVQVCDYRQFAHGRHHWLAKRAAESAVLSLESQDEQTVASQTLALLPASVPAQRVRIPHRGWLANLAALTRGLYLVSAAGRCRGIDPGRPGVPSFGRKLYHSNAFRERSRNNGVTAWRARAVERKAAETIEQLTDDDRLTFWLGALGATLAHLSAARFGAIVFDYDGTLCSEDHRFGPLPSSIAQALSDLTAAGITIGIATGRGKSVRTRLREALPRKYWRQVVVGYYNGSQILSLNSNAVPDGSENVGEELMPVARALGADRLLAQGTLTLRPKQITLDLIRGMSLEALHEHVEAIANRVATHPVRVMRSGHSVDVVPASVSKLEVVAHIRKTARIADTDAVLRIGDRGRWPGNDAHLLASPYGLSVHEVSSDPETCWNLAPAGFRGSQATLWYLGHLKMTKQGLRFDLKGMTP